The Corynebacterium mycetoides genome includes the window CGTCGGCCTGGCCAACGGTGAGGCGAACTACTCCACCCAGAACGCCTCCGGCACCAGCGAGGGCCCGTTCTACAACGGCGCGATCTTCCACCGCATCATCCCCGGGTTCATGATCCAGGGCGGTGACCCGACCGGTACCGGCACGGGCGGCCCGGGCTACCAGTTCGCCGACGAGTTCCACCCGGAGCTCCAGTTCGACCGCCCGTTCCTGCTGGCCATGGCCAACGCCGGCCCGGGCACGAACGGCTCCCAGTTCTTCATCACGGTGGACAAGACCCCGCACCTGAACAACCGCCACACGATCTTCGGCGAGGTCACCGATCCGGAGTCCCAGAAGGTGGTCACCGAGATTTCCAACGTGCGCACCGGCCGCATGGACCGCCCGGTCGAGGACGTTGTCATCGAGTCCATCGACATCGAAAGCTAGCCGCCCCCGTACACCGTGCCCCCGCCCGCGTGGCGGGGGCGTTTTGTTATGAACGTTCGCACCTTGTTTTACCGCGCCCCCGCCACCGCGGCCATCACCGCGCTGTGCGTCCTGGTTTTCGCGGTCACCGCAG containing:
- a CDS encoding peptidylprolyl isomerase, encoding MTLKTQTAVLHTNHGDIRIDLFGNHAPQTVENFVGLANGEANYSTQNASGTSEGPFYNGAIFHRIIPGFMIQGGDPTGTGTGGPGYQFADEFHPELQFDRPFLLAMANAGPGTNGSQFFITVDKTPHLNNRHTIFGEVTDPESQKVVTEISNVRTGRMDRPVEDVVIESIDIES